The Manihot esculenta cultivar AM560-2 chromosome 1, M.esculenta_v8, whole genome shotgun sequence genome has a window encoding:
- the LOC110623617 gene encoding S-adenosyl-L-methionine:benzoic acid/salicylic acid carboxyl methyltransferase 2, translated as MELGEKHMKHMQVLQMNGGLGETSYAQNSFLQRKVISMTRPITEEVITNLYCGTFPKTLVIADLGCSSGSNTLFAMFELIKVVDKLCVKLGRQSPEYQIMLNDLPGNDFNTIFRSLTRFQEQMKKQLEAGNGPFYFNGVPGSFYGRLFPSNSLHFVHSSYSLHWLSQIPEGLEGNKGKFYIASSSPPSVSKAYYRQFQRDFSIFLNCRADELVAGGRMVLTFLGRRSPDPSSKECCYYIWELLAMVLNDMVLEGIIEEEKLDSFNVPTYTPSPFEVRSEIERVGPFSIDRLEVFEINWDGYHNECNLSDAFKDSGYNVATSIRAVAEPLLIGHFGFSEAIIEDIFCRFKEIVADHMAKEKSEYVNVTVALTKTG; from the exons ATGGAATTGGGAGAgaaacacatgaaacacatgCAAGTTCTTCAGATGAATGGGGGATTGGGAGAGACGAGCTATGCTCAAAACTCATTCCTTCAG CGAAAAGTGATATCTATGACAAGGCCTATCACAGAGGAAGTCATAACCAATCTCTACTGTGGCACCTTCCCAAAGACTCTAGTCATTGCAGACCTCGGATGTTCTTCAGGATCAAACACTCTTTTTGCAATGTTTGAACTCATCAAAGTAGTGGATAAGCTCTGTGTAAAGCTGGGTCGTCAATCTCCAGAATATCAGATTATGTTGAACGACCTACCAGGGAATGACTTTAACACTATTTTTAGATCCTTGACAAGGTTCCAAGAACAAATGAAAAAGCAATTGGAAGCTGGAAATGGGCCATTCTATTTCAATGGAGTCCCTGGTTCTTTCTACGGCAGACTTTTCCCCAGTAATAGCCTGCATTTTGTCCATTCATCTTATAGTCTCCATTGGTTGTCTCAG ATTCCTGAAGGTCTGGAGGGTAACAAAGGAAAATTTTATATAGCTAGCAGCAGTCCACCAAGCGTTTCCAAGGCATATTATCGCCAATTTCAAAGAGATTTTTCAATATTCTTGAATTGTCGTGCAGATGAACTGGTAGCAGGAGGTCGTATGGTTTTGACATTTTTGGGCAGGAGAAGTCCAGATCCTTCAAGCAAAGAGTGTTGCTACTACATCTGGGAGCTTTTGGCTATGGTTCTCAATGACATGGTTTTGGAG GGAATCATTGAGGAAGAGAAATTAGATTCCTTCAACGTTCCCACCTATACACCATCCCCATTTGAAGTACGATCTGAGATTGAAAGGGTAGGGCCTTTTAGCATTGATCGGTTGGAAGTTTTTGAAATCAATTGGGATGGTTATCACAATGAGTGTAACCTTTCTGATGCATTTAAAGATAGTGGATATAATGTTGCAACGTCCATCAGAGCTGTGGCTGAGCCCTTACTTATTGGACACTTCGGCTTCAGCGAAGCTATCATTGAAGATATTTTTTGTCGGTTTAAAGAAATCGTAGCTGATCATATGGCCAAAGAGAAGTCTGAATATGTCAATGTGACTGTGGCTTTGACCAAGACTGGATGA